From one Agathobaculum sp. NTUH-O15-33 genomic stretch:
- the dapF gene encoding diaminopimelate epimerase — MKLAFTKMHGCGNNYIYFNCFDQTVPDPEALSVRLSEPHFGIGGDGVILISPSDKADAQMRIFNADGSEGKMCGNGIRCVGKYLYDNGMVNGRTTVTVDTLSGVKTLRLATENGKAVTARVDMGAAILQPDLIPVALDGDRVIDAPLVVDEKVYHITCVSMGNPHCVIFSEEDIDSLDLTRIGPKFEHHPLFPERVNTEFVNVLKDGTLKMRVWERGSGETWACGTGACAVGVAACLGGHAQKDSDITVHLRGGDLLIRYTDETVFMTGAATTVFKGEIEL, encoded by the coding sequence GTGAAGCTGGCTTTCACCAAAATGCACGGCTGCGGCAACAATTACATTTATTTCAACTGCTTTGACCAGACGGTGCCCGATCCAGAAGCGCTATCCGTCCGGCTGAGCGAGCCGCATTTTGGCATTGGCGGCGACGGCGTCATACTCATTTCCCCATCGGACAAGGCGGACGCGCAAATGCGCATCTTCAACGCCGATGGGTCGGAGGGCAAGATGTGCGGCAACGGCATCCGCTGCGTCGGCAAGTACCTGTACGATAACGGCATGGTGAACGGCCGCACCACGGTTACGGTGGACACGCTTTCCGGCGTAAAAACGCTGCGGCTCGCCACCGAAAACGGCAAAGCGGTAACGGCTAGAGTCGATATGGGCGCCGCGATCCTGCAGCCGGACCTGATCCCGGTCGCGCTCGACGGCGACCGCGTGATCGACGCTCCCCTCGTCGTGGACGAAAAGGTTTACCATATCACCTGTGTTTCCATGGGCAACCCGCACTGCGTGATCTTCAGCGAGGAGGACATCGATTCGCTGGATCTGACCCGCATCGGCCCCAAGTTTGAACACCATCCGCTGTTCCCCGAGCGCGTCAACACCGAGTTTGTGAACGTTCTAAAGGACGGCACGCTCAAAATGCGCGTGTGGGAACGCGGCAGCGGCGAAACCTGGGCCTGCGGCACGGGCGCGTGCGCGGTCGGCGTGGCGGCCTGCCTTGGCGGGCATGCGCAAAAGGACAGCGATATCACCGTGCACCTGCGCGGCGGCGATCTTTTGATCCGATATACAGACGAAACCGTGTTCATGACGGGCGCGGCGACAACCGTATTTAAGGGGGAAATAGAGTTATGA
- a CDS encoding ComF family protein — translation MGVIYPKKCILCGETLPLAGTGAALLCPDCARAVRRDYRETSGVRIPDTDGAVASLRYTGRVAEAMKRFKFSHYQHYAPWFAAQLTAALTAYLDAWQPDLVTFIPIGLVRWYQRGYNQSELIAADVAGQLGLPLVPLLKKRRFVRKQSARQGKAARTQNIKHAFLPMPDHDLTGKNVLLIDDIITTGATLSAAADTLRAMGAARVYAAAPTVARHK, via the coding sequence ATGGGTGTGATCTACCCAAAAAAGTGCATTCTATGCGGCGAAACGTTGCCGCTGGCGGGCACGGGCGCGGCCTTATTGTGCCCGGACTGCGCCCGCGCCGTCCGGCGGGATTACCGGGAAACGAGCGGCGTGCGTATTCCTGACACGGACGGCGCGGTAGCCTCCCTGCGCTACACCGGCCGCGTGGCCGAAGCCATGAAGCGCTTTAAATTCAGCCATTACCAGCACTACGCACCGTGGTTTGCCGCACAGCTCACGGCTGCGCTCACCGCCTATTTAGACGCATGGCAGCCCGACCTCGTCACCTTTATCCCCATCGGTCTGGTACGCTGGTATCAGCGCGGCTACAACCAGTCCGAGCTGATCGCGGCGGACGTTGCCGGGCAGCTTGGCCTGCCGCTCGTTCCCCTTCTGAAAAAGCGGCGGTTCGTGCGCAAGCAATCCGCCCGGCAAGGCAAGGCCGCGCGCACCCAAAACATCAAACACGCCTTTCTCCCCATGCCGGATCACGATCTGACCGGCAAAAATGTGCTTTTGATCGACGATATCATCACCACCGGCGCCACCCTTTCCGCGGCGGCGGATACCCTGCGCGCCATGGGCGCGGCCCGCGTGTACGCCGCCGCCCCCACGGTAGCGCGGCACAAATAA
- a CDS encoding glutamine synthetase family protein — translation MDQTKSEVISFIEENDVKFIRLAFCDIFGNQKNIAIMPAELPRAFESGIHFNAAALKGFLNVADSDLLLFPDPATLAVLPWRPSQGRVVRFYCDIKYPSGAPFEGDGRQILRSACRRAQRAGYSLTMGTASEFYLFELDENGHPTLTPHDHGEYFDIAPLDRGENVRRQICLTLEEMGIQPESSHHEQGPGQHEIDFRYAEVMEAADNFLTFKSVVKSMAMGSGLFASFLPKPLPDAPGNGLHLSLSIFKNGKNLFHPCFTEAKEGQSFVAGVLRRAAEITIFGSPLTNSYSRLGEFEAPKYITWSHQNRSPLITIPLMADGMPNRLKMRAMDGCINPYIVLALIIHAGLDGIDEKLPLAPACDIDLFTAPPEVVARYQALPASLCDAVRLAQASDFIRGILPARTLESFFAAKQNEHDRIALSDDRLSAERQLYFERY, via the coding sequence ATGGATCAGACCAAAAGCGAAGTGATTTCGTTCATTGAGGAAAACGATGTGAAGTTCATTCGCCTTGCTTTCTGCGATATCTTCGGCAACCAGAAAAATATTGCCATCATGCCGGCGGAGCTGCCGCGCGCGTTTGAAAGCGGCATCCATTTCAACGCCGCGGCGCTCAAGGGCTTTCTCAACGTGGCCGATTCCGACCTGCTGCTCTTCCCCGACCCGGCCACGCTCGCCGTGCTGCCGTGGCGGCCCAGCCAAGGGCGCGTGGTGCGGTTTTACTGCGATATCAAATATCCCAGCGGCGCGCCCTTTGAGGGCGACGGCCGCCAAATTCTGCGGAGCGCCTGCCGCCGCGCCCAGCGCGCGGGCTACTCGCTCACTATGGGCACGGCGAGCGAATTCTACCTGTTTGAGCTGGATGAAAACGGCCACCCCACGCTGACCCCGCACGACCACGGCGAATACTTCGATATCGCGCCGCTCGACCGCGGCGAAAACGTGCGCCGCCAGATCTGCCTGACGCTGGAGGAAATGGGCATCCAGCCGGAATCCTCCCACCACGAGCAGGGCCCAGGCCAGCATGAGATCGATTTCCGCTACGCCGAGGTCATGGAGGCCGCCGATAACTTTTTAACGTTTAAATCAGTCGTCAAATCCATGGCCATGGGCAGCGGCCTATTCGCCAGCTTTTTGCCCAAGCCCCTGCCCGACGCCCCGGGCAACGGCCTGCACCTGAGCCTTTCCATTTTTAAAAACGGAAAGAACCTGTTTCACCCCTGCTTCACCGAAGCAAAGGAAGGGCAAAGCTTTGTCGCCGGCGTGCTGCGCCGCGCGGCGGAGATCACGATTTTCGGCAGCCCGCTCACCAACTCCTATTCCCGCCTTGGCGAATTTGAAGCGCCCAAATACATCACTTGGTCGCACCAAAACCGTTCGCCGCTCATTACCATTCCCCTCATGGCGGACGGCATGCCAAACCGGCTGAAGATGCGCGCGATGGACGGCTGCATCAATCCATATATCGTGCTTGCGCTGATTATACACGCCGGGCTGGACGGTATCGACGAAAAGCTGCCGCTCGCGCCCGCGTGCGATATCGATCTGTTTACCGCCCCGCCCGAGGTCGTCGCGCGGTATCAGGCCCTGCCCGCCTCGCTGTGCGACGCGGTGCGGCTGGCACAGGCATCGGACTTTATTCGCGGCATTTTGCCCGCGCGCACGCTGGAAAGCTTTTTCGCCGCCAAACAAAACGAGCACGACCGCATCGCCTTGTCGGACGACCGGCTTTCCGCCGAGCGCCAGCTGTATTTCGAGCGATACTAA
- a CDS encoding helix-turn-helix domain-containing protein, with protein sequence MTTGEKIAALRREQGLSQEALADKLGLSRQAVSKWEADQAVPGMDNLVELAKLFGVTVDALLRPNEPFPGKEQQDSSEEQAAVVTPAGFSVSDQPQLTKKTKWVIGGLALLFAVSAICSVVSLVWVARLQEQVDSLPLGGGTVYVPSEPQPSFTSGDIAGFTEQCDYDGASGKLCFTFQIVPVERDEAETAQVMLKGNGTTESADAAWVDGAYNASVRIGLEDSYQAFLLLTKDGKTRSLPVTEYFDMRSQYALTIEGMEAEGGDRQDDRIGESTFILKIAIPDGGGNYPVSGTATMIAGETKLGAVALDNMGYQSDMEEMTSATLYCRAAFPAYEIPAGARSIRFDVTVKDAYGLDLSDSFDWQTW encoded by the coding sequence TGGGGCTTTCCAGACAGGCGGTATCCAAGTGGGAGGCCGATCAGGCCGTGCCGGGCATGGACAATCTGGTCGAGCTGGCAAAGCTGTTTGGCGTGACGGTAGACGCGCTCTTGCGGCCGAACGAGCCATTCCCCGGGAAAGAGCAGCAGGACAGTTCCGAAGAGCAGGCGGCTGTCGTTACGCCGGCGGGCTTTTCCGTATCCGATCAGCCGCAGCTGACGAAAAAGACCAAGTGGGTCATTGGGGGCCTCGCGCTGTTGTTTGCCGTGAGCGCGATATGTAGCGTGGTTTCTCTCGTTTGGGTCGCGCGGCTGCAAGAGCAGGTGGATAGCCTGCCGCTCGGCGGCGGTACGGTCTATGTACCGTCTGAGCCGCAGCCTTCCTTCACAAGCGGAGATATCGCGGGCTTTACGGAGCAGTGCGACTATGACGGCGCCAGCGGCAAGCTGTGCTTTACCTTTCAGATCGTACCGGTGGAGCGCGACGAGGCCGAGACCGCGCAGGTCATGCTCAAGGGCAATGGAACGACCGAGTCGGCCGACGCCGCGTGGGTGGATGGCGCATACAACGCCAGCGTGCGGATCGGTCTGGAAGACAGCTATCAGGCGTTTTTGCTGCTGACTAAGGATGGTAAGACACGTAGCCTGCCTGTCACGGAATATTTTGACATGCGAAGCCAGTATGCCCTCACCATTGAAGGCATGGAGGCAGAAGGCGGCGATCGGCAGGATGATCGAATCGGGGAGAGCACCTTTATTCTAAAGATAGCCATTCCCGATGGCGGGGGCAACTATCCGGTCAGCGGCACCGCGACCATGATCGCCGGCGAGACTAAGCTCGGTGCAGTGGCGCTGGACAATATGGGCTACCAAAGCGATATGGAGGAGATGACTTCCGCCACGCTGTATTGCCGCGCCGCGTTCCCGGCCTACGAGATACCGGCGGGCGCGCGCAGCATCCGCTTTGACGTAACCGTAAAGGACGCTTACGGTTTGGATCTGAGCGATAGCTTTGATTGGCAAACGTGGTAA
- a CDS encoding ANTAR domain-containing response regulator: MERILIVSAADKAYRALCSVLTGGGVRAEFSLARSGAEARRGLAQTEYSLIFVNTPLPDEFGHELAQAAAHETLAGVLLLAAAEVSDAVSEKVELDGVFVLPKPLDRVMLFQALRMARAARSRLTGLQNENRKLLRRIEDIRLVDRAKCLLIECRGMTEPEAHAYIERRAMDRRQTKRAAAEAILNGEA; this comes from the coding sequence TTGGAACGCATTCTGATCGTTTCCGCAGCCGATAAGGCCTATCGCGCGCTCTGCTCCGTATTGACCGGCGGCGGCGTTAGGGCCGAATTTTCCCTTGCCCGTTCGGGGGCCGAGGCGCGCCGGGGTCTTGCCCAAACAGAATACAGCCTTATTTTTGTCAACACGCCGCTGCCTGACGAATTCGGCCACGAGCTGGCGCAGGCCGCGGCGCATGAAACGCTTGCGGGCGTGCTCCTTCTGGCCGCCGCCGAGGTATCGGACGCGGTCAGCGAAAAGGTGGAACTGGACGGCGTGTTCGTGCTGCCCAAGCCGCTCGACCGCGTGATGCTTTTTCAGGCGCTGCGCATGGCGCGCGCCGCGCGCAGCCGCTTGACCGGCCTGCAAAACGAAAACCGCAAGCTGCTGCGCCGGATCGAGGATATCCGTCTGGTGGACCGCGCCAAGTGCCTGCTCATCGAATGCCGCGGCATGACCGAACCGGAAGCGCACGCCTATATCGAACGCCGCGCCATGGACCGGCGGCAGACCAAGCGCGCCGCCGCCGAGGCGATCTTGAACGGCGAAGCTTGA
- a CDS encoding glutamate synthase, translated as MTITANLTYYKELGEMIRAQPDSELTIDRVVGQRYIGCGSAGKRLTVRGTPGNGLGQYLNGSTIEVFGNAQEAVGDTMNAGDIIIHGSCGDTCGYGMRGGRIFIKGNCGYRAGIHMKAYQEQCPAVVIGGRAGSFLGEYLAGGLILVLGQGAGGAYPVSNFCGTGMHGGKIVLHCDKVPEDLPRQVLVREASEADRAEIAPHIDDYCRFFGGDAAALKAQTYYVLTANPDAGYHQLYTFN; from the coding sequence GTGACCATCACTGCAAACCTTACCTATTATAAAGAGCTGGGTGAAATGATCCGCGCGCAGCCGGACAGCGAGTTGACGATCGACCGGGTTGTGGGCCAGCGTTATATCGGCTGCGGCTCCGCCGGTAAAAGGCTCACGGTGCGCGGCACGCCGGGTAACGGACTTGGCCAGTACCTGAACGGCTCCACGATAGAGGTGTTCGGCAACGCGCAGGAAGCCGTCGGCGACACGATGAACGCGGGCGATATCATCATTCACGGCTCTTGCGGGGATACCTGCGGCTACGGCATGCGCGGCGGGCGCATTTTTATCAAGGGAAACTGCGGCTACCGCGCGGGCATCCATATGAAGGCCTATCAGGAGCAGTGCCCGGCGGTCGTCATCGGCGGGCGGGCCGGTTCGTTCCTTGGCGAGTATCTGGCCGGCGGCCTGATCTTAGTGCTTGGCCAAGGCGCCGGCGGCGCGTATCCTGTCAGCAATTTCTGCGGCACGGGTATGCACGGGGGCAAAATTGTGCTACACTGTGATAAAGTGCCAGAGGATCTGCCCCGTCAAGTGCTCGTACGCGAGGCAAGCGAAGCCGACCGCGCCGAGATCGCCCCCCATATCGACGATTACTGCCGCTTTTTCGGCGGCGACGCGGCGGCGCTCAAAGCCCAGACGTATTATGTGCTGACGGCCAACCCGGACGCGGGCTACCACCAGCTTTACACCTTTAATTAG
- a CDS encoding LL-diaminopimelate aminotransferase: protein MQINENFNNLEQSYLFSTVGRKQREFAAAHPEADIIKLSIGDVTRPLVPAVIEAMHAAVDEQAHQETFHGYGDEQGYGFLHDALVGYYQTHGVSLDTDEIFISDGAKSDLGNILDIFGTDNTVLVPDPVYPVYVDTNVMAGRKIVFADANEQNGFLPLPDASVKADIIYMCSPNNPTGAAYDRKSLKAWVDYANVQNAVILYDAAYECFIEDEALPRSIYEIEGAKSCAIEFCSFSKMAGFTGTRCGWTVVPKALADGQLNKMWLRRQTTKFNGVPYIVQKGAAACFTEDGQKQIHETLAYYKQNAKVLSETLDELGIWYTGGKSSPYLWLKCPNGMGSWEFFDYLLENAHVVGTPGAGFGKNGEGFFRLTAFGDQQRTLEAAARLKKLLG, encoded by the coding sequence ATGCAGATTAATGAAAACTTTAACAATCTGGAACAGAGCTATCTGTTCTCCACCGTGGGCCGCAAGCAGCGCGAATTCGCCGCCGCGCACCCGGAAGCGGATATCATCAAGCTTTCCATCGGCGATGTGACCCGTCCCCTCGTGCCCGCCGTGATCGAAGCCATGCACGCGGCGGTGGACGAGCAGGCCCATCAGGAGACCTTCCACGGCTATGGAGACGAGCAGGGCTACGGCTTCCTGCACGACGCGCTGGTCGGCTATTATCAGACGCACGGCGTTTCGCTCGATACCGACGAAATTTTCATTTCGGACGGCGCGAAAAGCGACCTTGGCAACATCCTTGATATTTTCGGCACGGACAACACCGTGTTGGTGCCCGATCCGGTTTACCCGGTCTATGTCGACACCAACGTGATGGCGGGCCGCAAGATCGTGTTCGCCGATGCAAACGAGCAAAATGGCTTTCTGCCGCTGCCGGACGCTTCGGTAAAGGCCGATATCATCTATATGTGCTCGCCCAACAACCCGACCGGCGCGGCTTATGACCGGAAGAGCCTCAAGGCTTGGGTCGATTACGCGAACGTGCAGAACGCGGTCATTCTGTATGACGCGGCTTATGAGTGCTTCATCGAGGACGAGGCGCTTCCCCGCTCGATCTATGAGATCGAAGGTGCGAAAAGCTGCGCGATCGAGTTCTGCTCGTTCTCCAAGATGGCGGGCTTTACCGGCACCCGCTGCGGGTGGACGGTCGTTCCCAAGGCGCTGGCCGACGGACAGCTTAATAAAATGTGGCTGCGCCGCCAGACGACCAAGTTCAACGGTGTGCCTTATATCGTGCAAAAGGGCGCGGCTGCTTGCTTTACCGAAGATGGTCAGAAGCAGATCCACGAAACGCTTGCCTACTATAAGCAGAACGCGAAGGTGCTCTCCGAAACGCTTGACGAACTCGGCATCTGGTACACGGGCGGTAAATCCAGCCCATATCTGTGGCTCAAGTGCCCGAACGGCATGGGCTCGTGGGAGTTTTTCGATTACTTGCTTGAAAACGCGCACGTTGTCGGCACCCCGGGCGCGGGCTTTGGCAAGAACGGCGAAGGCTTCTTCCGCCTGACCGCCTTCGGCGATCAGCAGCGCACGCTGGAAGCCGCGGCACGTCTAAAGAAACTGCTTGGATAA